CCGGCAAAAATTTCGGCAAAGCTTTCGCCGACAATCGCCTTTATCCCATATCTCAGCAACGACTGCGGGGCGTGCTCCCTGCTCGAGCCGCAGCCGAAATTCTTGTTCACAAGCAATATGCCTGCGCCCTTGAACCTTTCGTCGTTGAAAGGATGCTGTTTGGGCTTTCCATCCGCGTCAAAGCGCGCGTCGTAAAACGCAAACTTTCCCAATCCCTCGAACGTCACTGTTTTCATGTACCGCGCGGGAATTATCCTGTCGGTGTCAATGTCGTTTCCGGGCACGGGAATTGCGCGGCCGCGAATTTCCACTATCTTCGATTCGGTCATTTACAACACATCCCGCACGTCGACAACCTTGCCGTTTACGGCCGCGGCCGCAACCATTGCCGGGCTCATAAGCAATGTCCTGCCTTCGGGGGAACCCTGCCTGCCGATGAAATTGCGGTTGCTCGAGCTCGCACAAATCTCGCGGCCTTTGAGCTTGTCCGGGTTCATGCCGAGGCACATCGAACAGCCCGCGCCGCGCCATTGGAAGCCAGCCGCCTCAAAGATTTTGTCAAGGCCTTCCTTTTCGGCCTGCGCCTTCACCATCTGCGAACCGGGAACGACCATTGCCCTGACGTGTGATGCGACTTTTTTCCCTTTCACGATTTTTGCGGCTTCCCTCAAATCGGATATGCGGCTGTTCGTGCACGAGCCGATGAACGCAACGTCGATTTTCGTGCCCTCGATTGCCTGTCCCGCCTCAAAGCCCATGTGCTTCAAGGCTTGTTCCGCGGTCTTTTCATCCCCGCCGGCTGATTTGGGGGAAGGAATTTTTTCAGACACTTTCATTGCCTGGCCAGGATTTATGCCCCAGGTAACCATAGGCTCCAATTCTGAGGCGTTGATTTTGACAATATCGTCGTACTTGGCGTTTTTGTCCGACGCAATGGTTTTCCAGAATTTCACCGCGTTTTCCCACGCCCCGCCTTTGGGCGCAAACGGCCTGCCATTGATGTAATCAAAGGTCGTCTGGTCCGGGTTGACATATCCTGCACGCGCTCCGCCTTCAATTGACATGTTGCAGACCGACATCCGTTCCTCCATTGTCATGGCATCAAACGCGCTCCCGGCATACTCGTACGCAAAACCTATTCCGCCGTTGACGCCGAGCATGCGGATTATTTCAAGAATAACGTCTTTCGAGTAAACGCCTTTTGGCAGTTTTCCGTTGACTTCAATCCTGCGGAGTTTCGGCTTCTGGATGAACATGCATTGGGAAGCGAGAACGTCGCGCACCTGGCTTGTCCCTATGCCAAACGCAATCGAGCCGAAAGCGCCGTGCGTTGAAGTGTGCGAGTCGCCGCACGCAATGCTCATGCCCGGCTGTGTGAGGCCGAGTTCGGGGCCGATGACATGCACTATGCCCTGCCTGCCCGAGCCGAGGCTGTACAATTCAATGCCAAACTCCCTGCAGTTTTTTTCCAATGCGGAAAGCATTGCCTCCGCAAGCGGGTCGGACAGCGGCCGCGTGGTTTCATCCGTGGGCACGATGTGGTCGGCCGTCGCAAATGTGAGCTTCGGATACGCGACCTTCAGGCCTTTTTCGCGCACCATCTGGAACGCCTGGGGCGAAGTAACCTCGTGAATCAAATGCAATCCGATGAATAACTGGGAATTGCCGTCCGGAAGCCTGCGCACTTCATGCATTTTCCAGACCTTGTCAAGCAATGTGCCATCGCTCATTTTTTCACCAAAACATTTTCCATGCAAGCAACCTAAACTTTTTTCATTCCAATCCTTTCCGGAGTCAGGTCCCTGGATTTTCCGCCGTGCCTGTAAAAATTCAGCGCCTTGTTGTAGCCCTGCACTATTGCGTAAGCCGAAGCCATGATGACGTCCTCGTTTACCGCTTCCGCGTCGAAAACGTTTCCCTTGTCGTCGGCAAGGCGGATGACAACGTCCGCCAGTGCGTCCGTGCCGCCCGTGATCGCCTTGAGGTTGTACTGCTTGAGCTGGATTTTCTGCGGAATGACTGACTGGATTGCATGCGCAACCGCATCAACCGGCCCGACGCCTTCGCCTTTTCCAAGGGACGATTTGCCGTCAATAACCAATTCAACCGTCGCGGACGGCTTTGACCTGTTGCCGGTTTTCACTTCAAGCTTTCCAAGGACGACTATCTTGTCCTCCGCGGAAACCTGGTGCAATACATCGGAAGCGATTGCCACAATGTCCTCGTCTTTCACGATTTTCTTCTTGTCCGCAAGCCCCTTTATTTTCGCGGTGATTTCGTCAGCTTGCTTTTCGCTGAACGAAAAGCCCATTTTTTTGAGCGCGTCCATGACCGCGGCTTTGCCGGAATGCTTGCCAAGCACAAGCTCTGTTTTCTTGCCGATCATTTCCGGGTTCATTATCTCATAGGTCATCTTGTTGGCAAGAATGCCGTGCTGGTGGATTCCTGATTCGTGCGCAAACGCGTTCTCTCCGACAACCGCCTTGTTCCTCTGCACGGTAAGCCCCGTGAGATTTGAAACCATCTGGCTTGACTTGAAAATCTCGTCAAGCCTGACGCCGGTTTCAGCATTGTAAAAGCTTTTGCGCGTGTACAATGCCATGACAATCTCTTCCATTGCCGCGTTGCCCGCCCTCTCGCCGATGCCGTTGATTGTGCATTCCACCTGTGAAGCGCCGTTAAGGACGCCTGCAAGGGAATTCGCGACCGCAAATCCGAGGTCGTTGTGGCAGTGCGTGCTGATAACGGCCTTTGAAATGTTGGGAACATTTTCAACAATCGACTTTATGAGCGCGCCGTACTCTTCCGGGGTGCTGTAGCCCACGGTGTCCGGAATGTTCACGGTCGTCGCGCCGGCTTCAATGCACTTTTCAAGCATTTCAAAAACAAACTCCGGCTCCGACCTCGTGGCATCCATCGGCGAAAACTCCACGTCATCACAGTAGCCTCTGGCTCGCTTTACCGCATTGACCGCCATTTCAAGCGCTTCAGCCCGCGACTTCTTGAACTGGTATTTGAGATGAATGTCGGAGGAGGACATGAAAGTGTGGATGCGCGGCTTCCCCGCGCCCTTGATTGCATTCCATGCAACGTCCACGTCCTTGTCAATTGCCCGTGCCAAGGCGCAGACGCTCGGACCTTTCACTGTGTCAGCTATTTCCTTTACTGCCCTGAAATCGTCGTCGCTTGCAACCGGAAAGCCGGCTTCGATGACGTCAACGCGCAACTTTGCAAGCTGGTGCGCTATGAGAATTTTCTCGTTGTGCGTCAACGTTGCTCCCGGGCTCTGCTCACCGTCGCGCAACGTAGTGTCGAAAATCTTTATTTTCCTCATTTTTCCGCCCTCATTTTCGCGTCCATTGCTTTTGCGTTTCCGCCATTTTTGGCATTTTATTCCAGCCCTTTCACCACATTCTTCGTCCGAACTTTTTTATATTCTTATCACTAAGCATCGAAACAGCATCCGCCTCAAAAAAATTGTTGCCGGGCAAGGGGATGCCTTACTTCAGCAGAATCAGCAGTCCAAGCAATGCCTTGAGCGTTCCTATAAAAGTCTGGTCAGTGTGCACTGAAACCGTATGGTAGAAATACTTAGATTTTGTGGAAGGCATTGCTCTATTCACTAATATAACCTATTCTGGTTCTGGTTTAAAAATATAGCGTTTTTGTCAGGTTAGCCGTAACAAAAAAAACCGGCAGAAACCAAACGTTGCGGCTCAGACAAAGTCCAGCCAGCTTTCGTATTTTGCAAGTTTGCCGTGGATTGCGTCGAAGTAGGCCGACTGCAGTTTTTTGGTTATCGGCCCTGGCTTGCCCTTGCCTATCGTGTGCGAGTCAATCATCCTTATCGGAGTGACTTCCGCCGCGGTTCCGGTGAGGAAAGACTCATCGGCTGCAAGGGTTTCCTGCTTTGTTATTTCCCGTTCCTCGAACTTTATGCCTTCGTCTTTGGCTATCTGTATGACGCTTTTGCGCGTTATGCCGTCAAGCGTGTTCTTCATTGTCGGAGGACTCATCAAAACATTGTCCTTGACGACAAAGATGTTTTCGCCGGAGCATTCCGCAAGGTTGCCTTGCGCGTCAAGCATAAGGGCTTCGTCAAAACCCGCTTTGACTGCCTCAACTTTTGCGAGAATGCTTGAAACATAGTTGCCTGAAACCTTCGCATGCGTTGGCATGAAATGGCTCGGAGGCCTGACCCAGCTTGAAATCTTGAGCCTAATGCCGTTCTTCACGCCCTCCTCGCCCAGATAAGTGCCCCATGGCCATGCCGCTATTCCTGCCTCGACGTTTATGCCAATCGGGTTGAGGCCCATTTTGCCGTAGCCGACGAAAACAAGGGGCCGGATGTAGCATTCCTTGAGCTTGTTTTTACTGACAACATCTTTTGCCGCCTTGAAAAGCTCGTCATTCGAGTATGGCACGGTTATGCCCAAAACGTCCGCGGAAAAAAACAGCCTTTTGAGATGGTCTTTCAGCCTGAAGATTGCAGGGCCCTTATCGGTGTTGTAACAGCGTATGCCTTCAAAGACCGCAGAGCCATAATGAAGCGCATGCGTCAAAAAATGCACTTTCGCGTCCTTCCAGTCCACGAACTTTCCGTTGAGCCAGATTGTTTCGACTTCTTCCACCAGATCGCCCCTGAAATTTTAACAATTATTGCCTAAAAATCTTTAAATAATCGTTTGCCCAAATCCAGAACCCTACCATGCACTGCCAAAACGCCTTCGCGTGCAAGCAAACGCCGCTTCACCTTGGCGCCTTTCGCAAACCCGCCCAGCCCACCATCCGATTTAATGACGCGGTGGCAGGGAACGTGCGGCATGCCGGGACTTTTGTTCAAGGCGTTGCCCACTGCCCTGAACGCAGCCGGATTTCCAACAGCTTTTGCTATTCCGGCGTACGTGGAAACCTTTCCAGCGGGAATTTTCTTGCACGCATTCCACACCTTTTCCTGAAAGGTTTGTTTTTTCGCCTCCATTTCAATCACGATAAAGCTTTTTCGCGAGAATGAATTTTTCAACCGCTTCCGGCACAAGCCCTTCAAGCGGCAGGCCCTTTTTTGCAAGCGCACGAATCCTTGTGCTGTTCAGATTCCCGCCGAAATCAGGCACGACGCACACGGAAATTTTTTTCAACAGGGCTTTTGCATTTTTCCAACGATGCAATTGCCGCTTGGTTTTTGTGCTCACGACAAAAATGAATTCATGTTCCGGAAATTTTTTCAGCAGAAAATCTACCAAGTCAAGCGTATGGCTTGTCCTGTTCCTGATTTCAAAATCCTTGACCTTGAATTTTGCGTTTGCCTTTGCCGCAAGGCGGAGCATGGCAAGCCTGTGCTTTGGAAGAGAGGGCTGCCTTTTCTTCCACGGGTTCCTGAAAGCGGGAACAAACCACAATTCGTCGGCGCGCGTCTTCTTCAGCGCGGCCTTTGCCGCGGCCAGATGCCCGTTGTGCACAGGATCGAAGGTTCCGCCGAACAGCGCGATTTTCATTCCATCCCCTGGCCCGCTTTAACCACTTGAAGGGAGAAATCAATTGACTTTGCACCGGTTGTCAGGCAGCCCATTGAAATGAAATCCGGCCCTGCGGCGGCAAACTCTTTCAGGTTCTTGAAATTTATGCCACCGGAAAGCTCGATTTTTGCGTTTGAAATTTTTCGGAGTTCCGCAACGGTTTCCTTCGCATTCTCCGCAGAAAAATTGTCAAGCAGAATCATGTCGGGGCCCAGTCCTGCCGCGGAAACCGCCTCTTCGCGGGACGAAACTTCTATTTCAATCGTCTTTGACGCGCCGTATTTCTGCCTTGCCGCAAAAACCGCGGCACCGGCATCGGAAAAAAATCCGAGATGGTTGTCCTTGAGCAGGACGAATTCGGAGAGGTTTTTCCTGTGCGGCCAGATGCCTGCAACTTCGGCGGCCTTCTTGTCGAACAGGTTGAAGCCGGGCATTGTCTTGCGCGTAAGGGCGGGCATCGCCTTCGAACCCGTTCCTGCGGCAACGCGTTTTGCCTTTGCGCAGGCGGTTGCCACGCCGGACATCCTGCCCAAAACATTGAGCGCGGCCCTTTCAACCCCAAGGATGTTGGTGTTGAGGCCGGTTATTTCCGCGACAACTTTTCCGGATGAAATCTTCTGTCCGTCCTTCGCCTTCGCCGCAAAAACAAGTTTTTTTGATTCGAAGAGGAACCGCGCTTCCTCCAGGCCGGCTAGAACGCATGGCTGCCTGCAGGTTATCTGCGCCGTGCAAAGCCTTTCGTTCAGCAGCGCGGATGAAACGTCCCCGCTTCCTATGTCGTCCTTCAGCAATGAGGACAGTTTTTCCTGCATTTCCTCGGAAAGCATTTTCGGCACCGGAAAAAACCAACTGCAAAAACAAAATCCAGACAATCAAATTTTGACGATGAACGGGAACGCGAGCTTGTGCGCGTTCAGCCTGTTGCGTTCGAGCACCCGCTCCACAAGTTCCGGGGAAAACTTTTTTTTCACTTCCGCTGCGGGCCGCTTTTCGTCAAACAATGCGGTGAGGATTTTGTCCAGCTCGGAGTAAGGCGCGCCCAGTTCGCCTTCATCGGTCTGGCCGTCCCACAGGCCCGCGCTCGGCGCCTTTGAAATTATTTTTTGCGGCAGGTCCACTGCTTTTGCGACTGCGAAAACCTGCGTCTTGTAAAGCGATGCAATCGGCAGGATGTCGCATCCGAGGTCGCCGTATTTTGTGGCATATCCAAGCAGGGCCTCGCTCCTGTTGCCGGTTCCTGCGACAAGCGCGTTGTGCGCGTTCGCGAAATTGTAAAGGCAGGCCATCCTGACGCGTGCCGCAACGTTTGCCTTCGAAATCCCGGTCTGCTTCCACGGCAGTTTTTCAAATTCCCCTGCCGCCCCGCCGATTTCAAAGAGTTCGCACCGCATTCCAAGGGTTTTTGCAAGTTCCATTGCATCTTCAACATTGGCGCGGTCCCTGCCCCTGTCCACGGGCAGTATGATGCCGGAAACGTTTTCTTTTCCGAGCGCGTCAACAAGGATTTTTGCGACAAGGCTCGAGTCGATGCCGCCGGAAAGGCCGACAACCGCGTTCCTTGCGCCGGCTTCGGTGAAATACAACTTTGTTTCCGAAACAATCCTGCCGAACAACCCGGATTCATCCATGACAAGCCACCATGTGAATGAATTAAAAGAACTCAGACGGTTTTAAATATTCAAAATTTGCGGACAATTTGTCCTGAAAAGGCGCTTTTTGGCATTTTATTGGCCATAATGTATTCAAACCGGACAAAAAATCATGCCCATTTCGCAAGTGCCGCGGCAAGCTCGCGGTGCGATTTCGCGTATTCCGCCGCCGGAACCTTTTCCATTGCCGCGTCGACCGCCTGCCTCAATGCCCTCGCGCCGGCAAACGTTCCATTCGGATGGCCGTGGATTCCGCCGCCGGTCTGGATGACAAAATCCCTGCCGAAAATTTCAAAAAGTTGCGGGACGTGGCCGGGATGCAGGCCGCCGGAAGCGACAGGCAGGGTCTGGTTCAGGCCATGCATCGGTTTCCTCAAAGCATCGCAGTGCGCCAAGACTTCATTGCGCGTTTCAGACATTTTTCCGACGGCAGTGCCGACGTGCAACTGGTCGCCGCCCACAAGCCTGACAAGCCGCGCAAGGGAAAGCATTGCAATTCCATGCTTCGGATTGCGGTCGAACGCGGCATGCTGGGCGCGGTGGCAGTGGATTGCGCATTTCAGGTTGAGGTCACGCACGGTCTGGAATGCAGCCCAGCCCGCGGTCAGAAAGTCGACCATCACGTATTTTCCGCCGTGCTTTTCAATGAATTCCGCGCGCTTCACCATTTCATTGGTTTCCGCCGTGATGTTCAGGAAAAAGGCCTTTTTTTCGCCGGTTTCCTTTTCGATTTTGTCACCCAGCTTGAGGCCCTCGTATGCGCGCTCGTAAAATGGGTTGAATTTCTGGTTTGAAAGGTTCTCGTCGTCCTTGAGGAAATCGCATCCGCCAAGCCACGCTTCGGCGCAAAAGCCGAGGTGGTCTTTCAGATTCAGGCCCAGCTTGGGCTTTATGACGGTTCCGATGAGCGGGCGCTTTTTGACCTTCATGAACCTGCGGATGCCTGCAATGCCGAACTTCGGGCCCTTGAACTGCTTAACCATTCCTTTCGGAAAATATATGTCCTCAAGCCGCAGGTTTTTCAGGCCGCCGAGGCCGAAAACATTGCCGGCAATCGAGCTTAAAATGTTCGGAACGCTGCCTGTCTCGAACAGTTCAGGAGGATATGCGATCTGGATCGTGTTTCCCTTTATGCTGTAAACCTTCGCCCCAAGGCGGTCCATGTAAGGCTTGACTGTTGTGAGCTTGGTCCAGGTGCCGGTCGAGGATTCAGCTGCGACCCCGCCGCAGGCTTCCCTGAAAGTGAGCTCGGACGGATGGTTTTCCACGCGAAAAGTGCAGACGAGTTCGGACGGCTTGGGCTTGTAGCCTTCGTGAATATAAGCGAGATACTGCGGTTGTGGCTTGTGCGACATGGTAAAAGTTAGGATTTTCTTATTTAAATAATTACTCCCCAATTAAATTAGTGCAAACAAAAAAATTGGCCGGTGGACAAAACGTGATAATAATAATTTCGGGTTTCGCGGGTTCGGGCAAAAGCACGCTCGCGGAAAAGCTTGCCTCGCACTTCAAGCTGAAATGCGTGCATGCCTCGGGCATACTCAAACAGCTCAGGGAAAAAAGCATCGACGACATCCGTGCCGAAAAGGCGGAAAAAGGCACGGGCTTCTGGGAAGGCGCCGGCGGAGAAGGCATGATGAAAGCGCGCCAGGAAAACGGCGGCATGGACCGGCAGCTCGACAAGAAACTGCTGGAAATAATCGAAGCCGGGAACGTAGTGCTCGACTCGAAGACAATGGGCTACCTGAGCGGCAAGGGCATCAAGGTATGGCTCGATGCGAGCCTGGAAACGCGCGCGAAAAGGGTTGCGGAAAGGGACGGCCTGGACGCAAAGGCCGTGAAGGAAAAGCTTGCGAAGCGCGATGAAACCGACATCGCAATCTACAGGAAGCTTTACGGCTTCACTCTCGGCGAAGGCGTCAAGGAAAGGTTTGACATCGTCATCGACACGCACTCGTTCGGAATAGACAAAACTTTTGAAACCGCGGCCGCGAAAATAGGAAAACTGGAAAAGCAGAAAAGCAAAAAAGGCGGAAAAAAACAATCCGCAAAATGACGTCCTCCCTGTTCTAAGGGCAGAGTATCCTTGCCGATTACAAGCCATAGGAAGAACAAATCGGCCTAAAGGATTAGGTATCAAACCATGGAACTCACTCGGCCTATTGCAACAGCAATAGGCCTTAGTTTCGTACCCGGCGGACGAAACCGCCGAATGATTTTATTTTGCCTGCTGTTTGAGCACCAGCCTTATGTCCTCGTCGGTTATGGTTTTCCTGTTCGCGTGCTTTGAAAACTGGCCGGCCTGCTGTGCGATTTTGATGCCGTACTCTTCCATTACTTCCGCAAGCTCTTTCACTGCGCTTTCCGATACCCTGCCAGCGCCGGACTTGCGGATTATCCTGTCAACCGCTGCAAGCGGCAATTCAGACATAAATAAAACACCCTCCGAAAAATAAAGGTATTACAGGACTTTTTAAGCCCAAAATATTAAAAAACAATGGTTTTTCCGCAAAAAAAGCCATTTTCGGGCTTTAAGGCGCAAGAAATCGCAAAAGCCGGCATCTTAATGCAAAAAGCCGTGACGATTCCGGGACAGCGTTTTAACCGGCTTCGGAATTTCAAGGGAAAGCTGCCTCAATCATTGTTTTAAACCCGGTTTTGGAATCTTTTATTGGCCATTCGGACGGCATTGATTGATTTTAAATGCTTCCCGGTTAATCGTCTTTGTGCATGAAAAAAAACTGGTGCAGTAATGACAGAATTTTTCTCCCACCCGTGCCTGAAGGAAAACACCGTTGAAAAAAGGCTTTACCAGGAAGTCCTTGCGGCGCGGGTCCTTGAAAGGGGCAACAGCCTCGTCGTGGCGCCCACCGCGCTTGGAAAAACAATCATTTCCGCCTTGCTTGCCGCGGAATTGCTGCAAAAATCCCCGAAAAAAAAAATCCTCATAATGGCGCCGACAAAGCCTTTGGCCGTGCAGCACCAGAAGACACTGAAAAGATTTCTCGCGATTCCGGAAGAAAAAATTTCGCTTGTCACAGGCACGACTCCTCCGGATGACAGGGCGAAAATCTGGGAAAACAGCTCAATCGTTTCCGCGACCCCCCAGACGATTGAAAACGACATTGTTACGGGAAGGATTTCCCTTGAAAACGTCTCGCTCGCGGTCTTCGACGAATGCCACCGCGCCGTAGGCGATTACAGCTATGTTTTCATCGGAAGCCAGTTCGCGAAAAAATGCCCAACTGCCATCATCCTCGGCCTGACCGCTTCTCCCGGCTCGGAAGAGGAAAAAATCCAGGAAGTCTGTTCAAACCTCTCCATCAAAAACATTGAAATCAAGTCGCATTCCGACGAAGACGTGAAGGCTTACACGCACAAAATTGACGTGGAATGGCGCAGGGTCCAGCTGCCGGAAGAATTCCTTGAAATCCAGGGGCTTTTGAACGGGTTCCAGGACGAACAGGTGCAGTTTCTCAGGAAAATCGGCTATGTCGGGAGGAAGTCTTTCCTGCGGAAAACCGAACTGCTTGAATTGCAGGCGCGCATCAGGCGCGACATAGCAAGGAAGGGAAATGAAATGCCCTATCTCTTCCAGGCCGCGTCCAAGGCGGCGGCAATCTTCAAGGTGAGCCACGCGCAAATCCTGCTTGAAACACAGGGCATTCCGTCGCTGAAAAAATATTTCGACAAGATTTTTGCGGACGCGGGCCAGAGCGGCTCGTCCAAGGCCGCGAAATACGTTGCCGGGCACAAGAGCATTGTGCGCGCAATGGCGATTGCGGAAGCGCTTGACGCGAAAGGCGTAATTCACCCGAAGCTCGGCGAGCTCAAAAAAATCCTGTTCGAACAGTTCTCGAAAAGCCCGGACAGCAGGGTCATAGTCTTCAACCAGTACAGGGACAACGTCAAAATGCTTGAAGGTGAAATCAACCGCGAAGGGATTGCAAAGGCGAGGCAGTTCATCGGCCAGGCGGACAAGGAAAGCGGCAAGGGCATGAGCCAGAAGGAACAGGTGCAGGCGATAAAAGAATTCGAGGCGGGAACATTCAACGTCATGGTCGCAAGCTCGGTTGCAGAGGAAGGCCTTGACATACCATCCGTGGATTTGGTGGTTTTTTACGAGACAGTGCCATCCGAAATAAGGCACATCCAGAGAAGGGGAAGGACAGGAAGGCTGAGCGAAGGCAAGGC
The sequence above is drawn from the Candidatus Diapherotrites archaeon genome and encodes:
- the leuD gene encoding 3-isopropylmalate dehydratase small subunit → MTESKIVEIRGRAIPVPGNDIDTDRIIPARYMKTVTFEGLGKFAFYDARFDADGKPKQHPFNDERFKGAGILLVNKNFGCGSSREHAPQSLLRYGIKAIVGESFAEIFAGNCSMLGIPAVRVSEKDVLELMRAVEKNPNAEISVNLETEKISAGGKEFPFSMPESARRNLVSGNWDTVSQLVSAQAEAKKTFERLPYLHGFKD
- the leuC gene encoding 3-isopropylmalate dehydratase large subunit; translation: MSDGTLLDKVWKMHEVRRLPDGNSQLFIGLHLIHEVTSPQAFQMVREKGLKVAYPKLTFATADHIVPTDETTRPLSDPLAEAMLSALEKNCREFGIELYSLGSGRQGIVHVIGPELGLTQPGMSIACGDSHTSTHGAFGSIAFGIGTSQVRDVLASQCMFIQKPKLRRIEVNGKLPKGVYSKDVILEIIRMLGVNGGIGFAYEYAGSAFDAMTMEERMSVCNMSIEGGARAGYVNPDQTTFDYINGRPFAPKGGAWENAVKFWKTIASDKNAKYDDIVKINASELEPMVTWGINPGQAMKVSEKIPSPKSAGGDEKTAEQALKHMGFEAGQAIEGTKIDVAFIGSCTNSRISDLREAAKIVKGKKVASHVRAMVVPGSQMVKAQAEKEGLDKIFEAAGFQWRGAGCSMCLGMNPDKLKGREICASSSNRNFIGRQGSPEGRTLLMSPAMVAAAAVNGKVVDVRDVL
- a CDS encoding 2-isopropylmalate synthase, producing the protein MRKIKIFDTTLRDGEQSPGATLTHNEKILIAHQLAKLRVDVIEAGFPVASDDDFRAVKEIADTVKGPSVCALARAIDKDVDVAWNAIKGAGKPRIHTFMSSSDIHLKYQFKKSRAEALEMAVNAVKRARGYCDDVEFSPMDATRSEPEFVFEMLEKCIEAGATTVNIPDTVGYSTPEEYGALIKSIVENVPNISKAVISTHCHNDLGFAVANSLAGVLNGASQVECTINGIGERAGNAAMEEIVMALYTRKSFYNAETGVRLDEIFKSSQMVSNLTGLTVQRNKAVVGENAFAHESGIHQHGILANKMTYEIMNPEMIGKKTELVLGKHSGKAAVMDALKKMGFSFSEKQADEITAKIKGLADKKKIVKDEDIVAIASDVLHQVSAEDKIVVLGKLEVKTGNRSKPSATVELVIDGKSSLGKGEGVGPVDAVAHAIQSVIPQKIQLKQYNLKAITGGTDALADVVIRLADDKGNVFDAEAVNEDVIMASAYAIVQGYNKALNFYRHGGKSRDLTPERIGMKKV
- a CDS encoding branched-chain amino acid transaminase produces the protein MEEVETIWLNGKFVDWKDAKVHFLTHALHYGSAVFEGIRCYNTDKGPAIFRLKDHLKRLFFSADVLGITVPYSNDELFKAAKDVVSKNKLKECYIRPLVFVGYGKMGLNPIGINVEAGIAAWPWGTYLGEEGVKNGIRLKISSWVRPPSHFMPTHAKVSGNYVSSILAKVEAVKAGFDEALMLDAQGNLAECSGENIFVVKDNVLMSPPTMKNTLDGITRKSVIQIAKDEGIKFEEREITKQETLAADESFLTGTAAEVTPIRMIDSHTIGKGKPGPITKKLQSAYFDAIHGKLAKYESWLDFV
- a CDS encoding MGMT family protein is translated as MEAKKQTFQEKVWNACKKIPAGKVSTYAGIAKAVGNPAAFRAVGNALNKSPGMPHVPCHRVIKSDGGLGGFAKGAKVKRRLLAREGVLAVHGRVLDLGKRLFKDF
- a CDS encoding nicotinate-nicotinamide nucleotide adenylyltransferase; the protein is MKIALFGGTFDPVHNGHLAAAKAALKKTRADELWFVPAFRNPWKKRQPSLPKHRLAMLRLAAKANAKFKVKDFEIRNRTSHTLDLVDFLLKKFPEHEFIFVVSTKTKRQLHRWKNAKALLKKISVCVVPDFGGNLNSTRIRALAKKGLPLEGLVPEAVEKFILAKKLYRD
- the nadC gene encoding carboxylating nicotinate-nucleotide diphosphorylase; the encoded protein is MLSEEMQEKLSSLLKDDIGSGDVSSALLNERLCTAQITCRQPCVLAGLEEARFLFESKKLVFAAKAKDGQKISSGKVVAEITGLNTNILGVERAALNVLGRMSGVATACAKAKRVAAGTGSKAMPALTRKTMPGFNLFDKKAAEVAGIWPHRKNLSEFVLLKDNHLGFFSDAGAAVFAARQKYGASKTIEIEVSSREEAVSAAGLGPDMILLDNFSAENAKETVAELRKISNAKIELSGGINFKNLKEFAAAGPDFISMGCLTTGAKSIDFSLQVVKAGQGME
- a CDS encoding NAD+ synthase produces the protein MDESGLFGRIVSETKLYFTEAGARNAVVGLSGGIDSSLVAKILVDALGKENVSGIILPVDRGRDRANVEDAMELAKTLGMRCELFEIGGAAGEFEKLPWKQTGISKANVAARVRMACLYNFANAHNALVAGTGNRSEALLGYATKYGDLGCDILPIASLYKTQVFAVAKAVDLPQKIISKAPSAGLWDGQTDEGELGAPYSELDKILTALFDEKRPAAEVKKKFSPELVERVLERNRLNAHKLAFPFIVKI
- the rbcL gene encoding type III ribulose-bisphosphate carboxylase; the encoded protein is MSHKPQPQYLAYIHEGYKPKPSELVCTFRVENHPSELTFREACGGVAAESSTGTWTKLTTVKPYMDRLGAKVYSIKGNTIQIAYPPELFETGSVPNILSSIAGNVFGLGGLKNLRLEDIYFPKGMVKQFKGPKFGIAGIRRFMKVKKRPLIGTVIKPKLGLNLKDHLGFCAEAWLGGCDFLKDDENLSNQKFNPFYERAYEGLKLGDKIEKETGEKKAFFLNITAETNEMVKRAEFIEKHGGKYVMVDFLTAGWAAFQTVRDLNLKCAIHCHRAQHAAFDRNPKHGIAMLSLARLVRLVGGDQLHVGTAVGKMSETRNEVLAHCDALRKPMHGLNQTLPVASGGLHPGHVPQLFEIFGRDFVIQTGGGIHGHPNGTFAGARALRQAVDAAMEKVPAAEYAKSHRELAAALAKWA
- a CDS encoding cytidylate kinase family protein, which codes for MAGGQNVIIIISGFAGSGKSTLAEKLASHFKLKCVHASGILKQLREKSIDDIRAEKAEKGTGFWEGAGGEGMMKARQENGGMDRQLDKKLLEIIEAGNVVLDSKTMGYLSGKGIKVWLDASLETRAKRVAERDGLDAKAVKEKLAKRDETDIAIYRKLYGFTLGEGVKERFDIVIDTHSFGIDKTFETAAAKIGKLEKQKSKKGGKKQSAK
- a CDS encoding histone family protein encodes the protein MSELPLAAVDRIIRKSGAGRVSESAVKELAEVMEEYGIKIAQQAGQFSKHANRKTITDEDIRLVLKQQAK
- a CDS encoding DEAD/DEAH box helicase, coding for MTEFFSHPCLKENTVEKRLYQEVLAARVLERGNSLVVAPTALGKTIISALLAAELLQKSPKKKILIMAPTKPLAVQHQKTLKRFLAIPEEKISLVTGTTPPDDRAKIWENSSIVSATPQTIENDIVTGRISLENVSLAVFDECHRAVGDYSYVFIGSQFAKKCPTAIILGLTASPGSEEEKIQEVCSNLSIKNIEIKSHSDEDVKAYTHKIDVEWRRVQLPEEFLEIQGLLNGFQDEQVQFLRKIGYVGRKSFLRKTELLELQARIRRDIARKGNEMPYLFQAASKAAAIFKVSHAQILLETQGIPSLKKYFDKIFADAGQSGSSKAAKYVAGHKSIVRAMAIAEALDAKGVIHPKLGELKKILFEQFSKSPDSRVIVFNQYRDNVKMLEGEINREGIAKARQFIGQADKESGKGMSQKEQVQAIKEFEAGTFNVMVASSVAEEGLDIPSVDLVVFYETVPSEIRHIQRRGRTGRLSEGKAIILMAKGTRDEAYYYSSMAKERRMKSTLHTMQQIEAIALPQQPKTGKMDSQTTLGSFAETKGEKIRIFVDQREQASNVSKELVEMGCVITMKQLEVGDFLITNDICVERKTIEDFISSLLDGRLFIQLQNMAENFSQPLMLVEGNKDELFTIRNVHRNAIIGTMTSIALNYRIPILFTNDEHETAEFIFVTAKREQLGKGHDIRLRIGRKGLTLPEQQRFLVESLPGIGPNTARLLLRHFGSIRQIANASEKELQQAENIGEKKAKAIRKVLDANFEER